Proteins encoded by one window of Enterobacter hormaechei subsp. xiangfangensis:
- the purD gene encoding phosphoribosylamine--glycine ligase: MKVLVIGNGGREHALAWKAAQSPQVETVFVAPGNAGTALEPALQNVAIGVTDIPALLSFAQTENIDLTIVGPEAPLVIGVVDAFRAAGLKIFGPTEGAAQLEGSKAFTKDFLARHNIPTAEYQNFTEVEPALAYLREKGAPIVIKADGLAAGKGVIVAMTLEEAEAAVQDMLAGNAFGDAGHRIVIEEFLDGEEASFIVMVDGEHVLPMATSQDHKRVGNGDTGPNTGGMGAYSPAPVVTDEVHQRTMDRIIWPTVKGMAAEGNTYTGFLYAGLMIDKQGNPKVIEFNCRFGDPETQPIMLRMKSDLVDLCLAACEGKLNEKTSEWDERASLGVVIAAGGYPGSYNTGDEIHGLPLEEIDGAKVFHAGTKLADDDRVLTNGGRVLCATALGQTVAEAQKRAYALMADIHWNGSFSRQDIGYRAIAREQGE; the protein is encoded by the coding sequence ATGAAAGTATTAGTGATTGGTAACGGCGGGCGCGAGCACGCCCTGGCGTGGAAAGCAGCGCAGTCTCCGCAGGTTGAAACCGTCTTTGTGGCACCGGGTAATGCCGGTACGGCGCTGGAACCCGCGCTGCAAAACGTCGCCATCGGCGTGACCGATATCCCGGCACTGCTGAGCTTTGCCCAGACCGAGAACATCGATCTGACCATCGTTGGCCCGGAAGCGCCGCTGGTGATTGGCGTCGTAGACGCCTTCCGCGCAGCTGGCCTGAAAATCTTTGGCCCAACGGAGGGTGCCGCACAGCTGGAAGGCTCAAAAGCCTTCACCAAAGATTTTCTCGCGCGTCATAACATCCCGACGGCGGAATATCAGAATTTCACTGAAGTGGAGCCTGCTCTGGCCTACTTACGTGAGAAGGGCGCGCCGATTGTTATCAAGGCCGACGGTCTGGCCGCGGGTAAAGGCGTGATCGTCGCGATGACCCTCGAAGAAGCCGAAGCCGCGGTTCAGGATATGCTGGCAGGTAACGCCTTTGGCGATGCGGGCCACCGCATCGTGATTGAAGAGTTCCTCGACGGCGAAGAGGCGAGCTTTATCGTGATGGTCGATGGCGAGCACGTTCTGCCGATGGCCACCAGCCAGGATCACAAGCGTGTGGGCAATGGCGATACCGGCCCCAACACTGGGGGAATGGGCGCTTACTCTCCTGCTCCCGTTGTTACCGATGAGGTGCATCAGCGCACCATGGACCGCATCATCTGGCCAACCGTGAAAGGGATGGCGGCGGAAGGCAATACCTACACCGGTTTCCTTTATGCAGGCCTGATGATCGACAAGCAGGGTAACCCGAAGGTGATCGAATTCAACTGCCGCTTTGGCGATCCGGAAACCCAGCCGATCATGCTGCGCATGAAATCCGACCTGGTGGATCTGTGTCTGGCGGCGTGCGAAGGCAAGCTGAATGAGAAAACTTCCGAGTGGGACGAGCGTGCCTCTTTAGGTGTGGTGATTGCTGCGGGTGGGTATCCGGGTAGCTACAACACTGGAGATGAGATCCACGGCCTGCCGCTGGAAGAGATTGACGGCGCGAAGGTGTTCCACGCCGGTACGAAGCTGGCTGACGATGACCGCGTGCTCACCAACGGCGGCCGCGTGCTGTGTGCGACCGCGCTGGGCCAGACCGTGGCAGAAGCGCAGAAACGCGCCTATGCGCTGATGGCGGATATTCACTGGAACGGCAGCTTCAGCCGTCAGGATATCGGTTATCGTGCTATTGCGCGGGAGCAGGGAGAGTAA
- the purH gene encoding bifunctional phosphoribosylaminoimidazolecarboxamide formyltransferase/IMP cyclohydrolase gives MQQRRPVRRALLSVSDKAGIVEFAQALSARGVELLSTGGTARLLAEKGLPVTEVSDYTGFPEMMDGRVKTLHPKVHGGILGRRGQDDAIMEQHDIAPIDMVVVNLYPFAQTVAREGCSLEDAVENIDIGGPTMVRSAAKNHKDVAIVVKSSDYNAIINEMDANEGSLTLETRFDLAIKAFEHTAAYDSMIANYFGSLVPAYHGESKDPSGRFPRTLNLNFIKKQDMRYGENSHQQAAFYIEEEVKEASVATAQQVQGKALSYNNIADTDAALECVKEFSEPACVIVKHANPCGVAVSTSILDAYDRAYKTDPTSAFGGIIAFNRELDAETAQAIISRQFVEVIIAPSASEEALKITAAKQNVRVLVCGQWAERVPGLDFKRVNGGLLVQDRDLGMVSEADLRVVTKRQPTEQELRDALFCWKVAKFVKSNAIVYAKENMTIGIGAGQMSRVYSAKIAGIKAGDEGLEVKGSAMASDAFFPFRDGIDAAAAVGITCVIQPGGSIRDDEVIAAADEHGIAMIFTDMRHFRH, from the coding sequence ATGCAACAACGTCGTCCAGTCCGCCGCGCTCTGCTCAGTGTTTCTGATAAAGCCGGTATCGTCGAATTCGCCCAGGCACTTTCCGCACGCGGTGTGGAGCTGCTTTCTACAGGTGGCACCGCGCGCCTGTTAGCAGAGAAAGGTCTGCCGGTAACCGAAGTGTCCGATTACACCGGTTTCCCGGAAATGATGGATGGACGCGTCAAAACCCTGCATCCGAAAGTCCACGGCGGTATTCTTGGCCGTCGCGGTCAGGACGACGCCATTATGGAACAGCACGATATCGCGCCTATCGATATGGTCGTTGTTAACCTCTACCCGTTCGCCCAGACCGTCGCCCGCGAAGGCTGCTCTCTGGAAGATGCGGTTGAAAATATTGATATCGGCGGCCCAACCATGGTGCGCTCCGCGGCCAAGAACCATAAAGATGTCGCCATCGTGGTGAAGAGCAGCGACTACAACGCCATTATTAATGAGATGGATGCCAACGAAGGGTCCCTGACACTTGAAACGCGTTTCGATCTCGCCATCAAAGCCTTCGAGCATACCGCCGCCTACGACAGCATGATCGCCAACTACTTCGGTAGCCTGGTACCGGCTTACCATGGTGAAAGCAAAGATCCCTCTGGCCGCTTCCCGCGCACCCTGAACCTGAACTTCATTAAGAAGCAGGATATGCGTTACGGTGAGAACAGCCACCAGCAGGCGGCCTTCTATATAGAAGAAGAGGTAAAGGAAGCCTCTGTTGCGACCGCCCAGCAGGTTCAGGGCAAAGCCCTTTCCTATAACAACATTGCCGACACCGACGCCGCGCTGGAATGCGTGAAAGAATTCAGCGAGCCGGCCTGCGTTATCGTCAAGCACGCCAACCCATGCGGCGTTGCGGTAAGCACTTCTATTCTGGATGCCTACGATCGCGCCTACAAAACCGACCCGACCTCCGCGTTCGGCGGCATTATCGCCTTTAACCGCGAGCTGGATGCGGAAACCGCGCAGGCCATCATCTCCCGCCAGTTTGTCGAAGTGATCATCGCGCCGTCCGCATCAGAAGAAGCGCTGAAAATCACTGCGGCAAAACAGAATGTGCGCGTGCTGGTTTGCGGTCAGTGGGCGGAACGCGTGCCGGGCCTGGACTTCAAGCGCGTGAACGGCGGTCTGCTGGTTCAGGACCGCGATCTGGGGATGGTGAGCGAAGCCGATCTGCGTGTCGTCACCAAACGTCAGCCAACCGAGCAGGAACTGCGTGACGCGCTGTTCTGCTGGAAAGTGGCTAAGTTCGTGAAATCCAACGCCATCGTCTACGCCAAAGAGAACATGACCATCGGGATAGGCGCAGGCCAGATGAGCCGCGTTTACTCTGCAAAAATTGCCGGTATCAAAGCAGGCGACGAAGGCCTGGAAGTGAAAGGCTCCGCCATGGCCTCTGATGCCTTCTTCCCGTTCCGCGACGGAATCGATGCGGCCGCTGCTGTGGGTATCACCTGTGTGATCCAGCCTGGCGGTTCAATCCGTGATGACGAAGTGATTGCCGCTGCCGACGAACACGGCATCGCAATGATCTTCACCGACATGCGCCACTTCCGCCATTAA
- the metA gene encoding homoserine O-acetyltransferase MetA produces MPIRVQDELPAVNFLREENVFVMTTSRASGQEIRPLKVLILNLMPKKIETENQFLRLLSNSPLQVDIQLLRIDARESRNTPAEHLNNFYCNFEDIRDENFDGLIVTGAPLGLVEFNDVAYWPQIRQVLEWAKDHVTSTLFVCWAVQAALNILYGIPKQTRSDKLSGVYEHHILHPHALLTRGFDDTFLAPHSRYADFPAQLIRDYTDLEILAETEDGDAYLFASKDKRIAFVTGHPEYDPHTLAAEYFRDVEAGLNPDVPYNYFPKNDPQNTPRATWRSHGNLLFTNWLNYYVYQITPYDLRHMNPTLE; encoded by the coding sequence ATGCCGATTCGGGTGCAGGACGAGCTACCAGCCGTCAATTTCTTGCGTGAAGAGAATGTCTTCGTAATGACAACTTCGCGTGCTTCTGGTCAGGAAATTCGCCCGCTGAAGGTGCTGATCCTTAATTTGATGCCAAAGAAGATCGAAACAGAGAACCAGTTCCTGCGTTTGCTCTCCAACTCTCCGCTTCAGGTTGATATCCAGCTGCTGCGCATTGACGCGCGTGAGTCACGCAACACGCCTGCTGAGCATCTGAATAACTTCTACTGTAATTTTGAAGATATTCGCGATGAGAATTTCGATGGGCTGATCGTCACCGGCGCACCGCTGGGTCTGGTGGAATTTAATGACGTTGCCTACTGGCCACAGATCAGGCAGGTGCTGGAGTGGGCAAAAGATCACGTCACGTCCACCTTATTTGTCTGTTGGGCGGTACAGGCCGCACTGAATATCCTCTATGGCATTCCCAAGCAAACCCGCAGCGACAAACTTTCTGGCGTATACGAACACCACATTCTTCACCCGCATGCGCTGCTGACGCGTGGTTTCGATGACACTTTCCTGGCCCCGCATTCTCGCTACGCCGATTTTCCGGCACAGCTGATCCGCGATTATACCGACCTGGAAATCCTGGCCGAAACGGAAGACGGCGATGCCTACCTGTTCGCCAGTAAAGACAAACGCATCGCGTTCGTTACCGGCCATCCTGAGTACGATCCGCATACCCTCGCGGCAGAGTATTTTCGTGACGTTGAAGCAGGTCTGAATCCGGACGTCCCGTACAACTATTTCCCGAAAAACGATCCACAAAACACGCCTCGGGCAACATGGCGTAGTCATGGAAATTTGCTGTTTACCAACTGGCTCAACTATTACGTCTACCAGATTACGCCGTACGATCTTCGCCACATGAATCCGACGCTGGAGTAA
- the aceB gene encoding malate synthase A: MTQQATTVDELTFTQPNGEQEQQVLTAEAVEFLTELVTRFTPQRNKLLAARIHQQQGIDNGKLPGFISETASIRHGDWKIRGIPEDLQDRRVEITGPVERKMVINAMNANVKVFMADFEDSLAPDWQKVIDGQINLRDAVNGTISYTNEAGKIYQLKPNPAVLICRVRGLHLPEKHVTWRGEAIPGSLFDFALYFFHNHKNLLAKGSGPYFYLPKTQSWQEAAWWSEVFSYAEDRFSLPRGTIKATLLIETLPAVFQMHEILHALRDHIVGLNCGRWDYIFSYIKTLKNHADRVLPDRQVVTMDKPFLSAYSRLLIKTCHKRGAFAMGGMAAFIPSKDAERNNQVLNKVKADKELEARNGHDGTWIAHPGLADTAMEVFNRVLGDNKNQLFVTREDDAPIAEEQLLAPCAGERTEEGMRANIRVAVQYIEAWISGNGCVPIYGLMEDAATAEISRTSIWQWIHHQKTLSNGKPVTKALFRQMLAEEMRVIQDELGEHRFSSGRFDDAARLMEQITTSDDLIDFLTLPGYRFLA, translated from the coding sequence ATGACTCAACAGGCAACAACGGTCGATGAACTGACCTTTACCCAGCCGAATGGTGAGCAAGAACAGCAAGTTTTGACGGCAGAAGCGGTAGAGTTTCTGACTGAACTGGTGACTCGCTTTACGCCACAGCGTAATAAACTGCTGGCGGCGCGCATTCACCAACAGCAGGGGATCGATAACGGCAAGTTGCCAGGATTTATTTCGGAAACTGCTTCCATTCGTCATGGTGATTGGAAAATCCGCGGAATCCCTGAAGATTTACAGGATCGTCGTGTGGAGATCACCGGCCCGGTAGAGCGCAAAATGGTGATCAACGCCATGAATGCCAACGTCAAAGTCTTTATGGCCGATTTTGAAGACTCGCTGGCACCGGACTGGCAGAAAGTTATCGACGGGCAGATCAACCTGCGCGACGCCGTCAATGGCACCATCAGCTATACCAACGAAGCCGGTAAAATTTACCAGCTCAAACCGAATCCGGCGGTGCTGATCTGTCGCGTACGCGGTCTGCATTTGCCAGAAAAACACGTCACCTGGCGCGGAGAAGCGATTCCGGGCAGCCTGTTCGACTTTGCGCTGTACTTCTTCCACAACCATAAGAACCTGCTGGCGAAAGGCAGCGGCCCCTATTTCTATCTGCCGAAAACCCAGTCCTGGCAGGAAGCGGCGTGGTGGAGTGAAGTTTTCAGCTACGCAGAAGACCGCTTCAGCCTGCCGCGCGGCACCATTAAGGCCACGCTGCTGATTGAAACCCTGCCTGCCGTATTCCAGATGCATGAGATCCTCCATGCGCTGCGTGACCATATTGTGGGCCTGAACTGCGGCCGTTGGGATTACATCTTCAGCTACATCAAAACCCTGAAAAACCATGCCGACCGGGTATTGCCGGATCGTCAGGTTGTCACCATGGATAAACCGTTCCTCAGCGCCTACTCGCGCCTGCTGATTAAGACCTGCCACAAACGCGGCGCCTTTGCGATGGGCGGTATGGCGGCGTTTATCCCGAGCAAAGACGCAGAGCGTAACAATCAGGTGCTCAACAAGGTGAAAGCCGATAAAGAGCTGGAAGCCCGTAATGGCCACGACGGGACGTGGATTGCCCATCCTGGTCTGGCCGATACGGCGATGGAAGTCTTTAACCGCGTACTCGGCGACAACAAAAACCAGCTGTTTGTCACCCGTGAAGACGATGCGCCAATCGCAGAAGAACAGTTGCTGGCGCCGTGTGCGGGCGAACGCACGGAAGAGGGGATGCGCGCCAACATTCGCGTCGCCGTGCAGTACATCGAGGCATGGATCTCAGGCAACGGCTGCGTGCCGATCTACGGCCTGATGGAAGATGCCGCCACGGCGGAAATTTCACGTACCTCCATCTGGCAGTGGATCCACCATCAAAAAACGCTCAGCAACGGCAAACCGGTAACCAAAGCCCTGTTCCGTCAGATGCTGGCCGAAGAGATGCGGGTCATCCAGGACGAACTGGGCGAGCACCGCTTCAGCAGTGGGCGTTTTGACGATGCTGCACGTCTGATGGAGCAAATCACCACCTCTGATGACTTAATCGACTTCCTGACCCTGCCGGGCTACCGCTTCCTGGCGTAA
- the aceA gene encoding isocitrate lyase: MKTRTQQIEELQKEWTQPRWEGIRRPYSAEEVVKLRGSVNPECTLAQNGAAKMWDLLHGGAKKGYINSLGALTGGQALQQAKAGIEAIYLSGWQVAADANLASSMYPDQSLYPANSVPSVVDRINNTFRRADQIQWAAGIEPHDPRFIDYFLPIVADAEAGFGGVLNAFELMKSMIEAGAAAVHFEDQLASVKKCGHMGGKVLVPTQEAIQKLVAARLAADVLGVPTLVIARTDADAADLITSDCDPYDSEFITGERTSEGFYRTHAGIEQAISRGLAYAPYADLVWCETSTPDLALAKRFADAIHAKYPGKLLAYNCSPSFNWQKNLDDTTIASFQQQLSDMGYKYQFITLAGIHSMWFNMFDLAHAYAQGEGMKHYVEKVQQPEFAAGKEGYTFVSHQQEVGTGYFDNVTTIIQGGASSVTALTGSTEEAQF; encoded by the coding sequence ATGAAAACCCGTACCCAACAGATCGAAGAGTTACAAAAAGAGTGGACCCAACCGCGCTGGGAAGGCATTCGCCGTCCGTACAGCGCAGAAGAAGTGGTGAAGTTACGCGGCTCGGTTAATCCGGAATGTACGCTGGCGCAGAACGGCGCGGCGAAAATGTGGGATCTGCTGCATGGGGGAGCTAAAAAAGGCTATATCAACAGCCTCGGCGCACTGACTGGCGGTCAGGCATTGCAGCAGGCGAAGGCCGGCATTGAAGCTATCTATCTTTCCGGCTGGCAGGTCGCGGCGGATGCTAACCTTGCCTCCAGCATGTATCCGGATCAATCTCTTTATCCGGCGAACTCGGTGCCGTCAGTGGTGGATCGGATCAACAATACCTTCCGCCGTGCGGATCAGATCCAGTGGGCCGCGGGTATCGAACCCCACGATCCGCGTTTTATAGACTATTTCCTGCCGATCGTCGCCGATGCGGAAGCCGGTTTCGGCGGCGTGCTGAACGCCTTTGAGCTGATGAAATCCATGATTGAGGCCGGTGCAGCGGCCGTTCACTTTGAAGATCAACTGGCGTCGGTCAAGAAGTGCGGGCATATGGGCGGGAAAGTGCTGGTACCAACCCAGGAAGCGATCCAAAAGCTGGTTGCCGCGCGTCTGGCTGCTGACGTGCTCGGCGTGCCGACGCTGGTGATTGCCCGTACCGATGCTGATGCGGCGGACCTGATCACCTCTGACTGCGATCCGTACGACAGCGAATTTATTACCGGCGAGCGCACCAGCGAGGGGTTCTATCGCACGCATGCCGGTATCGAACAGGCCATCAGCCGCGGTCTGGCCTATGCCCCTTACGCTGACCTAGTCTGGTGTGAAACCTCCACGCCGGATCTGGCGCTGGCGAAGCGTTTTGCCGATGCGATTCATGCGAAGTATCCGGGCAAGCTGCTGGCCTATAACTGTTCGCCGTCCTTCAACTGGCAAAAGAATCTGGACGATACCACCATCGCCAGCTTCCAGCAGCAGCTGTCGGATATGGGCTACAAGTACCAGTTCATCACCCTGGCGGGTATCCACAGCATGTGGTTCAACATGTTCGACCTGGCGCACGCCTACGCGCAGGGCGAAGGCATGAAGCACTATGTTGAGAAGGTGCAGCAGCCAGAATTTGCGGCAGGCAAAGAGGGATATACCTTCGTTTCGCACCAGCAGGAAGTGGGAACCGGCTACTTCGATAATGTGACCACGATTATTCAGGGCGGGGCCTCCTCCGTCACGGCATTAACGGGCTCAACGGAAGAAGCACAGTTCTAA